ACTTGGGCTTCCTGTGGCACCTGGAGAGAACaaggattttaaaaatacaattttcacTTAGAAATGCTAAAGTTATAGGAATTTATGTGTGCACTTAAATTAAGAATTCACCCTGAAATACTGTTCAGTCTCATAAATTGTTGGTTTTTCATGATTTAGTTTTCATAAGCATTAATTTGACCTCTTACTTATCCACATCTTCTTCAGTTAGTGATTTCCCACATTACCCAGACTAAATTTCAACTGAGAATTTGTGCTCCATACATAAAGGTGGAAAGAGCAATCACAACAAAGAACGCTTTGTGCGTTTTTCCAGTcgaatgaaagtgtgtgtgaaaagacaGTAGAACTATGGTGTGTGGTGGGTGGTtgtgaaaatggcaaaaatccATTCAAGAAGAAACAGCACTGACAACAGGCGTGCTAAGTGTGCATTGTGGTCTATGCAGGCTACAGTAAGAGGAGAAAATTCTACTGTATCTGAATCTTGAGAATTTCTCCCCATTTGGTTGCTGAACATTATCATAAAGGGACGTCTTCTAACCCACATCAACcagtacatttatatttatactttctatattaaaaaaagaaaaaaactaaaagccGAAATTAATTCTCGTTAAATgtacaataaaacagagaaaatctgaCATTTAAGAAGCTAAACAAATTGAGTGTTTGGTAGTGAAGTAGGCAGTCAGAAAAGTGAGTTAACATTTAACTGATACTCAAAATTGTAGCACATTAAATTTCTGTTAAATCGACCGACTGACAGTCCTCTCTGTGCGTGCTTTAACACATTTCGTTTAAACTCACCGAGTTTGAGGCTGAGGCCGATCTTTGGCCGGTGTTCCTCCTGTGGCAGGGCCTCTGGGGGCGAGTTCTCGTGGGGGATGATGATGCCACAGGGCGATTCGTCCCCGGGTGTGTTGGGGGACACGTTGCCACTGGCCGATGACACTGAGGGTGCTGCTGTGATGGGCCGCATCGTGGGCTTCAGGCACGGTTTTGCATCAGGGTTATCTTCATCGTTGTCAtagtcctcctcctcaccctcctccaccTCGTCGTCTGAGTGGGCGGGCCTTGAACGGGCGTCTCCTCTGTCCTGTTCCCCTCGACGGTCCCGGTGGTCTCGTGGAACCCTGTGGCGTTCCCGTTCCTCCTCGGGCTCTGGCTCTTagtagtcatagtatagtaaggcgtcaaaatctgccaaaaaaagtcaattttttttttgacctcaaaatgtcataaaaaacgtcatagtatagtaaggcgtcaaaatcggaccaaaaaagtcacaatttttttagcctcaaaatgtcataaaaatggtcatagtatagtaagtctgtAAACCTGTAAAATTGTAATCTGTCCCCTTCAGCCCAAGGTGGTGACAGACACGGATGAGACAGAGCTCGCCCGGCAGCTGGAGAGGTTAGAGCGGGAGAACGCTGAGGTGGACGGAGATGATGACGACGAGGAGATGGAGGCCAAAGCAGAGGACTAGAGTTGTTCATTGGAAGAAGGCTGGTGGGAAAAACATCAATGGAGAAAATGTGGACGGACATGGCCACAGTCACTAGGTCCAACAGATGTTAACTTTCACATTGCAAACATTAACTGGTGTTAATAGTTCATTGGCAAACATCCAGGTTTGTTCATTAGCAGGGTTTGTCTCAGAGGACAGTCACTCAAAATACTGTTTTCGTATCCAGACATGGACACATGGAGAGTTAAATTTCCAATTACACATCAATATAGTTTCTATTTTTAAGTACACCGATTTGAATAAATGATaattctaaaaaaacaaaagctgtttaCAAGCAGTGGCCTTCACTTGCGTTTTGCTTCAGAGCCCAGTGTCTTCAGTATCCATGGCGCTTCATCTCTGGCTGGTCACTGGATGTGATTGATTAAAGGGGAAACGCATAGGCTCGTCTGTCTTTGCACCAGTCAGTGGTGactttattttttgctgtttctcttcCAGTTAGAGTTTTTACTGGCAAGATCTGCTCTTGTTTAGCTCACATGACATCAATAAAGTTCTGGAAGTTTTGATCTCAATGCGTCTTTGTCTGCTGTTATGAGTAGACTGTTAAGTAGACTTAACCTTACACGCTGATCAATGGGTAAATTAACCAAAGGATTTGTGAAGTGCTGATTCTAAGGTCAAGAATTAATTTTCACTTGCAGTAGTTTCAATTACATTGCTAGCTGTTTTGGAACTGTAATACATTTTGCCAAATTTCTACTGTCTAACTGCAAAAGGAAACAAGGTTgagggaaaacaaaaggcagTTACCGTTAGTTACAAAAATCAATTTTAATCAAATGTTCACCGATACAAAAACGAATGGACAGCATCCTCACAACTTCAGATCATTTTTCCCGTTCTTAGCTCATTTTCCTATAGTggtcatgatgtgtgtgtgcttttgggGCTGCTGGGATGTCACCACCTAAGACATTCTGTGGGTCCTGTCAGACGCATTTCAAATGACAACTAGGTGTTTTTGAGAAGGTCTGAGGATAGGAACATGCCAACACGTTTATCAGGAATGTGACAAggaaaaatgaagcaaagtaTGTTAGTAAGTTGGAGCTGAATCCAAAACCCTGAATAAATAACCCTGTAAAAAAATCATATCCTTATTGTAGTTATGCATACTGTAAAGTCTGTCTGCTTAACCAAGCCAGATTTCACACCTTAGTTACTTTAAAGAAAAGCTTGTAAGACCAGTAAACTGGCTCCCTGTCACAATCCTGCAGACAGACTTTTTCCACAAAATGTGTGTTGGCATGTATGTAAATCAAAAAGTCTAGGACCAAGAAGCATTATCTGGTAACACAACAACAGTCCTGGGTGCCTGTCAGCAGCTTTCTCTCAGAGTTATTTTATCATAGTAAAATAATGACGTACTGTATATACACGAAAGTACACCAATACAGTCAGCACCTGCAAACAGTGAGGAGAGGTGAATGCAGCCTGAGTATGCTGAGACAAAAATAGACAAGACGTGAACAACTGGTGCAAATGTGAGAATGAGCAGAATTTGCAGTTACAGTCTGTGCTGGTATGGACAAGTTGCTTAGTTTGGGGTGACATAACCGCGCTACACTATTATACACTATgtatgaaaagaacaaaataacaaaaaacagttGATCTTCATTCAGTGGTTAATTTACTTATTTCAccagtccaattttttttgcctccgtTTCATAAATGAGTAACCGCCACATCTTCACAATGAAGACTTCAGCCTCTTCATCAAGAACCTAAGcaggagcaaaaagaaaatttagAAGAGACAAAGTTAGAAGTCCACAGGGTCCTCAAGCAGCTTTCCAAAGTCCGTCTGGGGTTCAGGCTTTGCTCAGATTACTTATAAATCATAGCAATATTAAAACATATAAGACAGGAATAATGATGGCAAAGCCtggttttcattaaaaaaaaaattttgtatGAAAATTTGttcaaagttttcattcaaattcatGGAAATGGATTACCAGGCCTGATATTGTGAAGGTGACCATGTCACGGTATGTATTACTGCAGGCAGCATGTCCAAAAAATGGACATTTGGATTCAGACATAATTTCTCACgtcacaatttttaaaaaaatgttaaatttgcAAGTTTGTAGAGTAACGCCCACAGATTTGACCCTTTCATTATTTGACTATTAcaagaactgaactgaatattCCAATGAGAACTGCCCGTCTCTCCATAACGTCACCAAAGTTAACATGAACATAACATAAAACCATTTAACAGTGTGAGAGATTACTTATAAACAACGTTACTCACCATAGCAACATCATCCAAGATACTCTGTGGCATACTGTGAGCCATcacctgagaaaacaaagacaaaaacatcaggATCATTTAATTTTCATGGTTTCACTTTGCTTCCAAATCTGAATGAAGTCAAACGTATAAACATGATCAATACCTTGGAGCAGACAAAGTCCACTAACGTCGGCTCTTCCTCTCCGATGTACTCAATGATCTTTTTATTGATCCAGGGCCGAACACGTCGTTCCATTAAtgtctgtgaaagaaaaaaataaaagcactggtTACATCTGCAACCATTTCTGCACGACTACTACAGTTTAATTGAGATCAGGAAGTGATAAGtgaataaatcatttttctgtctgctctctcGATAAATATAAAGCGTGAAGCTGCTCAGATGTCAGGAGCGCAGTTTGTGAATAcactcactgtttattttttttttttattaaaccatGTCACCCCTTTATAATTACTCCTCGAGGCCAATATTCTAAATAACTTCTATACTTGGAAAGGTATTAAAAAGATTCCATGAACTAAATCTCTTCCTTTCCTCACCGTATCAACCATCGACCAGTCCAGCGGGTAGGAGAACAGCTCAGGTTTTGCCGTGGGAATCTTTTCGATCAGGCTCTTAATGTGTTTGCGTTTCTCTTCGGCATTAGCTCCCTTTATGCTGGAGAGCCCGGCCCCGTCCACCCCGAGGCTCTTGTCATCGTCGTAATCCAGCGGCACCAGTTTCCTCTTGCGGGGCTGTTCGTCGGCCTCCTCGTCATCGAACTTGTCGAAGACGCTGTCCACGGGCAGCTTCTTCCTTTTACCTACGTTGGGCTGACTTGGGCTTCCTGTGGCACCTGGAGAGAACaaggattttaaaaatacaattttcacTTAGAAATGCTAAAGTTATAGGAATTTATGTGTGCACTTAAATTAAGAATTCACCCTGAAATACTGTTCAGTCTCATAAATTGTTGGTTTTAATTTGACCTCTTACTTATCCACATCTTCTTCAGTTAGTGATTTCCCACATTACCCAGACTAAATTTCAACTGAGAATTTGTGCTCCATACATAAAGGTGGAAAGAGCAATCACAACAAAGAATGCTTTGTGCGTTTTTCCAGTcgaatgaaagtgtgtgtgaaaagacaGTAGAACTATGGTGTGTGGTGGGTGGTtgtgaaaatggcaaaaatccATTCAAGAAGAAACAGCACTGACAACAGGCATGCTAAGTGTGCATTGTGGTCTATGCAGGCTACAGTAAGAGGAGAAAATTCTACTGTATCTGAATCTTGAGAATTTCTCCCCATTTGGTTGCTGAACATTATCATAAAGGGACAACGTCTTCTAACCCACATCAACcagtacatttatatttatactttctatattaaaaaaagaaaaaaactaaaagccGAAATTAATTCTCGTTAAATgtacaataaaacagagaaaatctgaCATTTAAGAAGCTAAACAAATTGAGTGTTTGGTAGTGAAGTAGGCAGTCAGAAAAGTGAGTTAACATTTAACTGATACTCAAAATTGTAGCACATTAAATTTCTGTTAAATCGACCGACTGACAGTCCTCTCTGTGCGTGCTTTAACACATTTCGTTTAAACTCACCGAGTTTGAGGCTGAGGCCGATCTTTGGCCGGTGTTCCTCCTGTGGCAGGGCCTCTGGGGGCGAGTTCTCGTGGGGGATGATGATGCCACAGGGCGACTCGTCCCCGGGTGTGTTGGGGGACACGTTGCCACTGGCCGATGACACTGAGGGTGCTGCTGTGATGGGCCGCATCGTGGGCTTCAGGCACGGTTTTGCATCAGGGTTATCTTCATCGTTGTCAtagtcctcctcctcaccctcctccaccTCGTCGTCTGAGTGGGCGGGCCTTGAACGGGCGTCTCCTCTGTCCTGTTCCCCTCGACGGTCCCGGTGGTCTCGTGGAACCCTGTGGCGTTCCCGTTCCTCCTCGGGCTCTGGCTCTTGGATGATGGGAGGTTGTCTCAGacgctcctcctcttcctcttccatctgGACCAATAAGATGAACAtatgaagaaaataaacatccaATCGCTGTGTTTTCCAGAAAAGAAGGTCAACACACAATGAAAGCTGGACACCCCTGACAACCCCTGGACAGCCTGTGCAGAGCTACAGAGAGACCCAGATGATAAAGTGACCTTCACAAAGACAACAGACAGCATGCTCACTCGCTACAGATatacaggcaaacacacacagtattattATAAAGAAGCATACCCTGCGTAGCTCTGCGTCTGGGTCTGGATGTCCCTCGTCTAACAGCCTCTGTCTGatttcctccagctcctccttctctctcttcctgtcacgCTCGTCCgcctccatctccttctctcgGTCTCTGAGACGCTTCTGCAGTGCACTGCCCCTAGGGGTCACACCAAAAATAACAGCCTTCAGAACAATGGCCGTAGCTGCAGTATTGCATCTGCTACAAGTCAAATATAGGTCACAGAGCATCTGCTGTGACTTTTTActatgtttttacatgtttaggTGCCAAATGGCAGAGATCTCTCACACAGAGCAATGAAATAAATACCATGATGTTTAGGAACATACATTCTTGATATGTTTACTTAAAATTCACAGCATTTCTGACAAATTCAATTGAATTATTATAAAAAGTGTAAATTCAAGCCACTGAAAGGCTGTCAGATGCAAATCCTCTTTACGGAGGCACAggtttgcatttattttcagttgCTCACCTGTAGTACTTCGGGTCATCTCTGTCATCATCATAGTCTTCAAGAAACTCTTTTAGCCTTTTGCCCTCTTTCACCTGAAGACACAAAGGACCACGCTTAACCTTTTTCAAGAAAAATTCACTCACAAACTGcatgcatttatatttatatgaaaaCATGGCACCACATTAAAGTTTTCTTCAGGAAAACACCGTAACATATGCACATTTAATAGTGCTgtttaatggggaaaaaaatattgaacaGACCTTGAAACAAGTTATAAAATATATCCATCAAGGAAAATCCATTTCAAATTGAAACTCTAAGCTCAAACAGATTCTGTCGTAGAATGATTGTGCTTAGGGTAAAACTAGGTAACATTCTGGACAGTTAAACGAGGATAATGTGTACACCAAGTGTTCATGAACGTCACTGGACATTCATTCCTCTCACCATTTCTCGTCGGCGCTCGTCTTCCCTCTCGGTCTCCTTGGCATAATCCCGtgccttcttcctctccctgagCTCCCAGTTTTTGAGACGCTGTAGTAAACAGAGTGTTAGGTAAGCCACaaccaaatacaaacacaccccACAACACACAAAGCTACCAAAAGTATTACGTGAGATgttattcttaaaaaaaaaaaaatcggactaAAAGACCCTGTAATGTGATATGTGAAGATTTAAACATTAAAGTCTCCTTTAAGTCTCACTGTTATCCTTAATATTTAAGATGTAGGAGCTGTGAttgacagttacagttacagctaTGCATCAGTCTCCAACCCTCCAGGTCACCATTCTGCCTTCCCCTACCTCCTGATATGCTGCTTCTTTGTCTCTGAGTTTCCTCTCCAGCTTCCTGCGTTCATAcgcctcctcttcatcctcttggTCGcgtttcttttctctgtctcggTCTCGACTCACTTCCCTGCAAAAACAAAGGTAAAAGTATATTATCAATGAATCTGATTTGGAACAGTGGTCAAAAATATACAATCTGTATAGGCCCACAACAAAAGTCTTAACATCTCATCAATTTTTAGACTTGCTGCAGACAGATGATCCCTCACAGCCATTTACACAGCTCTAATGTATTTCTATTTCAAACCTTTGACGTgactgttttttcccctttaccTGGATCGGCTGCGGTCAGTGCTCCTGTCTcggcttctgtctctgtcccagtctctgtctcgctctctttctctggtcTTGCGGTCACGGTCTTTGTCTCGGTCTCTCTCCCGTTCTCgctccctttccctctcccgCTCCCGCTCTCGCTCCTTCTCCCTTTCGCGGTCCCGCCGCTCTCTTTCCCGCTCTCGCTCTTTTTCTCGCTCCCTCCTTTCCCGTTCAAACTCCTGCCgctccttctccctcttgtccttctcttcctccagtttctgcagagcaaaacacagacaggttcAGCCGATGCCACGTGTGGTCCAGCGAGTCAATTTGCTACTGTGCACAGATCAAGTGGTTTCCAGATTTTGAGGATAGACTACGAGATTTCATATGGTAACATGCCCTATACTAATCAGTGCAAGGCCTGTAAGAGAAGCTGGAATCCTAGAACTCAAACTGGGGAAAACCTGGAAGGATCAAAAGGCTCTCCATCACAGTGAGACAGCTTCAACATACATCAAAAGCAACACAATGAAGTGTTTTTTTGCTTCAAACTTATAGTGTAAACTAcggattaaaaaggatgttactGGAAACCACTTTAAACGTCAAAAAGATCTGTGGAACATGTTCAGCTTGAGGCATTCATAATGAGAAAAAGGCGCTGCAAAAGACAATGCTTTTTCTCTCCTTAAGAGTCCTCCTCTCagaacaaggaaaacaaaaacagaaaacaggcgTCAGTCTTTTGTTGAACTAGTTGTTTGTGACTTACAGGTGTTGAACTACGGACTCAGCCCTTCGCTGCCCCTACAAGCCTTTTAAGTTAGGCCTGGGAGGAAAGCAGGTCACACGGTATACAAGGGAAAAACGTTATGGGATTCTGTCTTGCTtaagcatcatcatcatcataataatcatcatcatcaatagCCTTTACTTCAATGTCATTCAGTAAAGTGCTAAATCAAGAAATGAACATAAGGAACATCAGTTACATTTCTGCACAGATATATGAAATTGTAGAAGCAGTCTTACCCTTGCAGAAGTCTTCAGCAGATCTTCATGACTCACtactcagactcacacacaagcaccacAACTTTGCCTTTGTGAGCATTACACACAAGGCTTAGAGTGCATTTGGTAACATATATAGTTCAAATGAAATCTGATTCAGAACAATAGCCAtgtacataataaaataaaattcaattttcaatgTGTTATATTGCTTTTAGGGCATCTGTGTGAGTACAACAGCAGAATTAACTCAGTTTAATGTGAACTAACTGTTCACACGCTCATATGACGTCAGCTGGTCTTAAGCAAGAAACACAGACCTAAAAAGCCTTGGGTGTAATGCAAGTCCAGAGAAGGAAAGGCAGGAGATGTTTATATTACTAAAATATTCAGGTtaagtttcattatttattacttCATTGCCTTGCCTCTACtacaaatctgttttatttatttaatttcaggTATCCAATTTTGATATCTATTTTGGTCTATTTTACTTACCTCTGTATAGTGTCAACCTGGGCTCCTTAAACAAATACTTGTCCGATTGCACTGTTCTGAGCAAAAATTATCTTAAGATTATTTTGCTATTACAATCTAACAGTCTATCAGACACTGTAGAATTTATTCATCATCTGTGGTGCTTTTTTAAGCAGCTGTTTCATTATTATAATAGATCTTTTACTTATATATAAATCATATCTtactaaaaagaaaagaggcagagtGTCTCATACTGATGGAGAGCAAGAgatggaagagagaaagaaaaaaatcacacaacaacacatacaGAGAGCACGTACCTTGTCAGTCTTCAGTTCAGCATGCTGCTGTGGACAGGGCGCCCCCCCACACTAGCATAATAAAGGCTACAGCCAAAGTCACTGCAGTGGTTATTGACAGAGTCCTTGTGCTTCAACATGAACACCAGTAAGACAGACCATAATTCATAGAGGACTCGCACAGGTTCACTGACTTTCCAGCTTTCTGGGGAACTGCCAATGCTGTCATAAATTCAGGATCAAGTAGAGAAGTTCCTTTATAGTGTCAAAGGGTTGACTGAATAACGAGCATCATAAGCTCAGGCCAACACATGCAAACGCGCAGTGCAGTTGCCCCTATGCAAGTCCTCAATAGGGGGACGCCCAGTATATGTATATAGTAAATGAAGGCTGATACTTACATCCTATCCTCGTAACTTTTTCCAAAGCTCTGAGATTCATCTTGCTTTAGTCACCATATGATCACTATCATAATGGTGGGGTTTAATGAATAGATTAGCTTTTAAGTAACTTTACATCGTCTCCATGCATTTTTGTGTGATGAATGAAGAATGGATCTATAATGGTCACACCTAGATAGTTTCACTACGGTGGTCACAGGTGTCAAATCAGGCCTGAGAAAGGTGAGAAAAATACTAGCTGTCTGCCTACTTGTGGTGTCTGAGCACTGAACATGAAACATTTCATATAATATGGGGCGAATTAAGATGCTTGGTTGAGTAAATTTTAAGGAGTGCCAATTTGTAGCGAGGAATGCATGTTACTGAGATCAAGAAAACCTTGGTAAATGTGTCAACTAAATGTGCAAGCTCTAGGAGTGAACTATGTGAGCAGCTGCTGTCCAAAACCTGTAATATCAACTACAAGATCAAAGGAGCCACTTTACCTTGTGAGTGTCACGAAATTTACTAATCTCTCTGGAAATCAGGTCTCTCTTGTCCTCCTCCATATCAATGGTGTTAATGTCATCCTAtgtgaaaaggaaggaaaagtcAGCTCTCAGTTTGAAATAATGCTGCTCATTTTTACTTGCAAGTTCCAAGAAAACAATGGTACAAAGTTGGAAAATAATTAGTTAGTGtacctcttcttttttctccttttttctctttcgtCGCTGGGAGTCCTCGTCCTGTGAAGGTGCGTTGAGCTCGGCAGCATATTCCCGCATCAAGCCATCGATCGCACCTTTAATAATCTGATCTTTCTTCTTGGTCTCCTCGTCTAgaacctcttcctcttcatctcctccatctTCAGCCTTTTTATTCTGCCAGTTCAAAAAACAACCTTGTTTATCTAATTTAATTATTgcaaaaaagaaacatgcattTGAATCCGTTAAAAAATTTGTGAGAATGAAATGTGGTCATCAATTCAGAGGTCTGGAATGAATCTTGGTATATGATCAATTCCTGAAGCAGCATATCATACCCCATTCGCGGTCTTCTTCTTAGCCTTCCACTCATCTAGCTGAGCTTTTGTCTTGGCATCCACCTTCACCAGGAGATTTTTGTCTCCAATCTGCAGGTCATGAAGCAGCCGCAGGGCTCGCAGCGTAGACTCTGGCTCCTTGTACTCACAAAACCCAAAAGCTGCAACAGATATTGACAAAGAAATATATATTGAGGCAGGTTAAAATGTGGTCATTTATGATTTAATAAGATAATAGTTTCAGACCTCATGTCTCATGTCATTACTGATTggtttaaagtaaaaatgtctTGTGTATTTAGAGATGATTACCCAAGTTAGCAAAAAATGAAAGTATTTCTTGATCTATAGATGCTTGATGCATATATTATGACTTACCTTGAAGCTTGCCAGAGGCTCCTTGGACTCTCTTCCAGCTCAGAACAATTCCACATTTCTAAAACAGTTgcacaaagggaaaaagagtTCATGACTCAAGtggaagtgatttttttttaacacaacagCAAAGAATTCAATCTCAACAGGCTGCCTAAGTACTTTGGTAATACagttctctcacacacacacacacacacacatatatatatacatatacatatatatataatgcaaAGAGGATATATGTTACATCTATTAAAAACTAATCAAAGTGTGTAGATTTGACTGTTTGAAAAAAAGGACCGTAAAATAAtatctgtgttgtttcagaTAAATCTTGGATGCAATTTCCATGCTCAGAGGACAATTCTCTTTGGAATACATAAGTATTCCACAACCGAGTGGCTATATGCTATGTTTGTAAAGCCTTTTCTGTTGCTTACCGCCAGCAGCTGTCTGATCAGCATATCTGAAGCTTTTTCTGATATGTTCCCCACAAACACTGTGGTGGTGGGGCCACTGCTCTCATCGTTCTCTTTGGCTCGCATGTCAGCAATTTCCTTCTTATGAACTGCAGGCTTACTGACCACCGACACAGAAGGCACCATCACTGCCGGGGTGGGCGTCATGATGCCCATGTGAACTGGGATCATTGGAGCTCCTACAACCACCAAAGGAAATGAACATCAAAGAGAGACAGGACAATCTGGAATTAAATACTTTGATTGAAAGAGGCTGACTAATATCAGTACAATATTTTAACTTCCAACAGATAGTTTCTTAACAATCAGATAATAAAAGTATAGAGCCTTACAATGACAACCCTCCTTCTCAGAACCTTAGGGCTGCTAATCTTAAAATTCTTTGTGCAGCACTGAATGAGGTGAAACAGCATGTCATACAAGTTTATGGCAGAATAGATAAGTGCTTACCTGAGGGGAAGCCAGCATACTGAGGGGGAATACCAGGAGGGGGCAACAGCGGCCGGTTTAAATGAGGAGGGAAGGACATTCTGGGTGTGAATCAGACCGACCTGAAGGGAACAGTGAGAGTCAGCAGTCTGTGTATGCCTGATATGCTAAATTCACAATTGGACTGAGTCCTTTAAACAACGTAACGTCGACGTTAGAAATACGGTTCAAACTTTTGCCAGCAACAGCTAActttgttaaaaacaaacattaagtGAAATACTGACAAACTGAGGCGCTAGTTTACTCTAACGTTACAAATCATATTTGAGACTTTTACTATCCAGCTGTTAGCTTAGCGAGGTAACGTTCATTAACCCAATATCACGAAGTCCCACAGTTCGTCTGTTATTACTTTCATCTGTTGCTGTACAAAGTTATGTAGCAAAGTAACTCAACCTCAAATTAAGTTACTAAAAAACTAGTAGCTTAGTTAGCTATAGCTAGCATTAAGCACGCTACCGTACCCGGCAAAGCTAAATCTGGctaagctaacattagctagaGCTGATGTTACCTAACAGGCAAAACTCACTTTTGCGGACTAAATATGGATCcagataaatgtgaaaatgtccaTATATACATACCCCGAATCAGGTGGCGTATAACCAAGCAGAAACAGCTTGGGGGTTATTaattatgaaaatgtttgtaACGATCCGTATGTTGGGTT
This genomic stretch from Toxotes jaculatrix isolate fToxJac2 chromosome 19, fToxJac2.pri, whole genome shotgun sequence harbors:
- the rbm25b gene encoding RNA-binding protein 25b — translated: MSFPPHLNRPLLPPPGIPPQYAGFPSGAPMIPVHMGIMTPTPAVMVPSVSVVSKPAVHKKEIADMRAKENDESSGPTTTVFVGNISEKASDMLIRQLLAKCGIVLSWKRVQGASGKLQAFGFCEYKEPESTLRALRLLHDLQIGDKNLLVKVDAKTKAQLDEWKAKKKTANGNKKAEDGGDEEEEVLDEETKKKDQIIKGAIDGLMREYAAELNAPSQDEDSQRRKRKKEKKEEDDINTIDMEEDKRDLISREISKFRDTHKKLEEEKDKREKERQEFERERREREKERERERERRDREREKERERERERERERERERDRDKDRDRKTRERERDRDWDRDRSRDRSTDRSRSREVSRDRDREKKRDQEDEEEAYERRKLERKLRDKEAAYQERLKNWELRERKKARDYAKETEREDERRREMVKEGKRLKEFLEDYDDDRDDPKYYRGSALQKRLRDREKEMEADERDRKREKEELEEIRQRLLDEGHPDPDAELRRMEEEEEERLRQPPIIQEPEPEEERERHRVPRDHRDRRGEQDRGDARSRPAHSDDEVEEGEEEDYDNDEDNPDAKPCLKPTMRPITAAPSVSSASGNVSPNTPGDESPCGIIIPHENSPPEALPQEEHRPKIGLSLKLGATGSPSQPNVGKRKKLPVDSVFDKFDDEEADEQPRKRKLVPLDYDDDKSLGVDGAGLSSIKGANAEEKRKHIKSLIEKIPTAKPELFSYPLDWSMVDTTLMERRVRPWINKKIIEYIGEEEPTLVDFVCSKVMAHSMPQSILDDVAMVLDEEAEVFIVKMWRLLIYETEAKKIGLVK